The following are encoded in a window of Amaranthus tricolor cultivar Red isolate AtriRed21 chromosome 2, ASM2621246v1, whole genome shotgun sequence genomic DNA:
- the LOC130805893 gene encoding uncharacterized protein LOC130805893, translated as MSGRLLRKVLKEQEQNNKQEGIRSTEELQESIEDDEFESDARPINPFDLLNDDEVDLEDQDDDSSTIDNALTEKNDNLEFGTSHAQIALVSSKKAKKKKKKKNKEFSLSNADKSIMSEEIDIEALSFDINSACEVGSSKDVKVCNTVTKQSKSSILKVDPKFLNAEYELRRIFGSKVVSSFETANQAGTSRKVRGGRRGGYSHRKCILVSPSDHWPRWDGSLSMELVESKNGINYFRFVHSTSYGLAQRAFEASKAIHDLNGVASVLMNYPFHVESLITLANYFKFSGEHQMAADSIAKCLYAFECASHPLFSPLQGDCRLEYSHETNKPLFCTLFSHMKDLDRRGCHRSALEVCKLLLSLDPADPMGAIFCIDYFSLRAEQYMWLEQFCDEYQSDTSLWNFPNFAYSLAICRFYLERESISKDAKAELDKETSSGLMKQALMLHPPVLKRLVEKVPLKDQAWSTITKNSFFKSEDIGIPSLDHLIRIYVARSYIIWRLPDVQKLLKDSALEVIETLKHDASEANTWVCVRKESFPSEKNEYVHLMVSDFSDAVATMPPENLQNFMMLDPRVREIVDNHNQGANAQVRVTRDLANRSPLVVLLESILPWVDYGADGSGTDQQNRHHPDNEHP; from the exons ATGTCTGGTCGATTACTAAGAAAAGTTTTGAAAGAacaagagcaaaataataaacaagAGGGCATTAGATCCACAGAAGAGCTGCAGGAGAGCATTGAGGATGACGAGTTTGAGTCTGATGCTCGACCTATAAACCCTTTTGATCTCCTGAATGATGATGAAGTTGACCTTGAAGATCAG GATGATGATTCTAGTACCATAGATAATGCTTTGACAGAAAAGAATGACAATTTAGAATTTGGGACAAGTCATGCTCAGATAGCCCTTGTGTCTAGTAAGAaagcaaagaaaaagaaaaagaagaaaaacaaagagTTCTCACTCTCAAATGCTGATAAATCTATAATGTCCGAGGAGATTGATATCGAAGCATTATCTTTTGATATCAATTCTGCTTGTGAAGTGGGCTCTAGTAAGGATGTCAAAGTATGTAATACTGTTACTAAGCAGTCTAAATCCTCTATTCTGAAGGTAGATCCTAAGTTTTTAAATGCTGAATACGAGCTACGCAGAATATTTGGTTCTAAGGTAGTGAGCTCATTTGAAACTGCTAACCAAGCGGGGACTTCTAGAAAAGTACGTGGTGGAAGACGTGGAGGGTATAGTCATAGAAAGTGTATTCTTGTTTCCCCATCTGATCACTGGCCACGTTGGGATGGTTCACTGTCAATGGAGCTTGTAGAGAGTAAAAATGGGATTAATTACTTCAG ATTTGTGCACTCAACTTCATACGGCCTAGCTCAAAGAGCTTTTGAAGCTTCCAAGGCAATCCATGATCTGAATGGGGTGGCTAGTGTCTTGATGAACTATCCGTTTCATGTAGAATCCCTTATAACATTGGCAAATTACTTTAAATTCTCAGGTGAACATCAAATGGCTGCAGATTCTATTGCTAAATGTTTATATGCCTTCGAGTGTGCATCACACCCTTTGTTCAGCCCATTGCAAGGAGATTGCCGACTTGAATATTCCCATGAAACCAACAAGCCATTATTCTGTACACTCTTTAGTCACATGAAGGACTTGGATAGGCGTGGATGTCATCGTTCAGCTTTAGAAGTCTGCAAATTGTTACTTTCACTTGATCCTGCTGATCCCATGGGTGCAATATTCTGTATTGATTACTTCTCCCTAAGGGCAGAACAGTACATGTGGTTAGAACAGTTTTGTGATGAATATCAAAGTGATACTTCTCTATGGAACTTTCCAAACTTTGCGTACTCTCTTGCTATTTGCCGATTTTATCTTGAGCGTGAATCAATTTCCAAGGACGCTAAGGCTGAGCTTGACAAAGAGACTTCATCTGGTCTGATGAAGCAGGCTTTGATGCTTCACCCTCCAGTTCTTAAGAGGCTAGTGGAGAAGGTTCCCTTGAAGGACCAGGCATGGTCAACCATAACTAAAAATTCGTTCTTCAAGTCTGAAGACATTGGAATACCTTCTTTGGATCACTTGATCAGGATATATGTGGCCAGGAGTTACATCATCTGGAGGTTGCCTGATGTTCAAAAATTGTTGAAGGATTCTGctctagaagtaattgaaactCTGAAGCATGATGCAAGTGAAGCGAATACATGGGTTTGTGTCAGAAAAGAATCTTTTCCTTCAGAAAAGAACGA GTATGTCCATTTGATGGTTTCGGATTTCTCTGATGCAGTAGCAACCATGCCTCCTGAGAATCTTCAAAATTTTATGATGCTAGATCCAAGGGTTAGAGAAATAGTGGATAATCATAACCAGGGTGCCAATGCCCAGGTTCGTGTCACTCGTGACCTAGCTAATCGTAGTCCATTAGTTGTGTTGCTTGAATCAATTCTTCCTTGGGTAGATTATGGAGCTGATGGATCTGGCACTGACCAGCAAAATAGACACCATCCAGATAACGAACATCCTTAA